Proteins found in one Mustela lutreola isolate mMusLut2 chromosome 10, mMusLut2.pri, whole genome shotgun sequence genomic segment:
- the CLCA1 gene encoding calcium-activated chloride channel regulator 1, which produces MRSFKSSVFILVFHLLEGALSNSLIQLNNNGYEGIVIAIDPNVPEDETLIQNIKDMVTQASPYLFEATEKRFYFKSVAILIPEKWKTKPEYVRPKLETYKNADVLVAEPNTPGDDEPYTEQMGNCGEKGERINFTPDFLAGKKLDIYGPQGRVFVHEWAHLRWGVFDEYNNNQKFYLLNGKREAVRCSARIAGKYQAEHCQGGSCAWKPCKIDQATGLYKEGCEFIPNKFQTEKASIMFSPSINSVVEFCTEKNHNKEAPNPQNQKCNLRSTWEVIRDSEDFQKTTPMTTQPPAPTFSLLQIGQRIVCLVLDKSGSMTNGDRLNRLNQAGKLFLLQIVEQGSWAGMVTFDSAAHVQSELVQINSAAERDALTKRLPAVAAGGTSICSGLRSAFAVIRKKFSTDGSEIVLLTDGEDNTISSCFNEVKQSGAVIHTVALGPSAAKELEELSKMTGGLQTYASDQAQNNGLIDAFGALSSGNGAASQRAIQLESRGLTLQNNQWMNGTVLVDSTVGKDTLFLITWTTQPPQILLSDPSGKKQDGLVVDTSTRMAYLQIPGTAKVGTWSYSLKASSQTLTLTVTSRASSATLPPITVTSKMSKDQGKFPSPMAVYAKIHQGSSPILRATVTAIIESVNGKTVNLELLDNGAGADATKDDGIYSRYFTAYDTNGRYSVKVRALGGINAAGQRVRPQQNGAMHVPGWIENGEIKWNPPRPEISKNELDGNQVCFSRTTSGGSFVASGVPQAPIPDRFPPCQITDLKAKIQGNKFINLTWTAPGDDYDHGRALKYIIKISASILDLRDNFTESLQVNTSDLIPKEANSKEVFVFTPENIPFENGTDLFIAVQAVDKSNLKSEISNIVGVSLFIPPPTPPEIPTPPCPDINVNSTIPGLHILKIMWKWLGELQLSVALG; this is translated from the exons ATGAGGTCATTTAAGAGTTCTGTTTTCATCttggtctttcatctccttgaagGGGCCCTGAGCAATTCACTCATTCAGCTCAATAATAATGGCTATGAAGGCATTGTCATTGCAATTGACCCTAATGTGCCAGAAGATGAAACACTCATTCAAAATATAAAG gaCATGGTGACCCAGGCATCTCCATATTTGTTTGAAGCTACAGAAAAAAGATTCTACTTCAAAAGTGTTGCCATTTTGATTCCTGAAAAATGGAAGACAAAGCCTGAGTATGTGAGACCAAAACTCGAGACCTACAAAAAT GCTGATGTTCTAGTTGCTGAACCGAATACTCCAGGTGACGATGAACCCTACACGGAGCAGATGGGAAACTGTGGAGAAAAGGGTGAAAGGATTAATTTCACTCCAGACTTCCTAGCAGGGAAAAAGTTGGATATATATGGACCACAAG GAAGAGTCTTTGTCCATGAATGGGCTCATCTACGATGGGGGGTATTTGATGAGTACAATAATAACCAGAAATTCTACTTACTcaatggaaaaagagaagcagtAAG ATGTTCGGCAAGGATTGCTGGTAAATATCAAGCTGAACACTGTCAGGGAGGCAGCTGTGCCTGGAAACCATGTAAAATCGACCAAGCAACAGGGCTGTACAAAGAAGGGTGTGAGTTCATACCTAATAAATTCCAGACTGAGAAGGCTTCCATAATGTTTTCTCCAAGTATTAATTCT GTGGTTGAATTCTGTAcagaaaaaaaccacaataaagaGGCCCCAAacccacaaaaccaaaaatgcaaTCTCCGAAGCACATGGGAAGTGATACGTGATTCTGAGGACTTTCAGAAAACCACTCCTATGACGACCCAGCCACCCGCACCCACATTCTCACTGCTGCAGATTGGACAAAGAATTGTGTGTTTAGTTCTCGATAAGTCTGGAAGCATGACG AATGGTGACCGCCTCAACCGACTGAATCAAGCCGGCAAACTTTTCCTTCTGCAAATAGTTGAGCAAGGCTCCTGGGCTGGGATGGTGACATTTGACAGTGCTGCCCATGTACAAAGTGAACTTGTACAGATAAACAGTGCTGCAGAAAGGGATGCCCTCACCAAAAGGTTACCGGCAGTGGCTGCAGGAGGAACATCCATCTGCTCCGGGCTTCGATCAGCATTTGCT GTTATTAGGAAGAAATTCTCAACAGATGGATCTGAAATCGTGCTGCTGACCGATGGAGAGGATAACACTATAAGCTCGTGCTTCAACGAGGTGAAACAAAGTGGAGCTGTCATCCACACAGTCGCGCTGGGGCCCTCTGCTGCAAAAGAACTAGAGGAGCTGTCTAAAATGACAG GAGGTTTACAGACATATGCTTCAGATCAGGCTCAGAACAATGGTCTCATTGATGCTTTTGGGGCCCTTTCATCTGGAAATGGAGCTGCCTCCCAGCGTGCTATCCAG cTTGAgagtagaggcttaaccctccAGAACAATCAGTGGATGAATGGCACAGTGCTTGTGGACAGCACTGTGGGAAAGGACACGTTATTTCTCATCACTTGGACAACACAGCCTCCCCAAATCCTTCTCAGTGATCCtagtggaaagaaacaagatggctTGGTAGTGGACACAAGCACTAGAATGGCCTACCTCCAGATCCCAGGCACTGCAAAG GTTGGTACTTGGAGTTACAGTCTGAAAGCAAGCTCacaaaccctgactctgactgtaaccTCCCGTGCTTCAAGTGCTACTCTGCCTCCAATTACAGTTACCTCTAAAATGAGCAAAGACCAAGGCAAATTTCCTAGCCCTATGGCCGTTTATGCAAAGATTCATCAAGGATCCTCGCCAATCCTCAGGGCTACTGTCACAGCTATAATAGAATCAGTGAATGGTAAAACAGTTAACCTTGAATTACTGGACAATGGAGCAG GTGCCGATGCTACTAAGGACGATGGTATCTATTCGAGGTATTTTACGGCTTATGATACAAATGGTAGATACAGTGTGAAAGTGAGGGCTCTGGGAGGAATAAATGCAGCTGGACAGAGGGTGAGACCTCAGCAGAATGGAGCCATGCACGTGCCTGGCTGGATTGAGAATG gtgaaataaaatggaatccaCCGAGACCTGAAATTAGTAAGAATGAACTTGACGGCAACCAAGTGTGTTTCAGCAGAACAACCTCAGGAGGTTCATTTGTGGCCTCTGGTGTCCCACAGGCTCCCATACCTGACCGCTTTCCACCTTGTCAAATCACTGATCTTAAGGCAAAAATCCAAGGgaacaaatttattaatttgacttgGACAGCTCCTGGGGATGATTATGATCATGGAAGAG ctctcaaatatatcattaaaataagTGCAAGTATTCTTGATCTCAGAGACAATTTCACTGAATCACTTCAAGTGAACACATCTGATCTTATCCCGAAGGAGGCCAACTCTAAGGAAGTCTTCGTGTTTACACCGGAAAACATCCCTTTTGAAAATGGCACGGATCTCTTCATTGCAGTTCAGGCTGTTGATAAGTCTAATCTCAAGTCAGAAATCTCTAATATTGTGGGAGTGTCTTTGTTTATTCCTCCACCGACTCCTCCAGAGATACCTACTCCTCCTTGTCCTGATATCAATGTCAATAGCACCATTCCTGgccttcacattttaaaaataatgtggaaGTGGCTAGGGGAATTGCAGCTATCAGTAGCCTTGGGCTGA